The following coding sequences lie in one Flavobacterium sediminis genomic window:
- a CDS encoding pyruvate dehydrogenase complex E1 component subunit beta — protein MKTIQFREAVCEAMSEEMRRDESIYLIGEEVAEYNGAYKASKGMLDEFGAKRVIDAPIAELGFAGIAVGSAMNGNRPIVEFMTFNFSLVGIDQIINNAAKMRQMSGGQFNIPIVFRGPTASAGQLAATHSQAFESWYANCPGLKVVVPSNPYDAKGLLKSAIRDNDPVIFMESEQMYGDKGEVPEGEYTIPLGVADIKREGTDVTIVSFGKILKEALIAAEELAKEGISSEVIDLRTIRPMDYDTILNSVKKTNRLVVLEEAWPFGSVASEITYMVQEKAFDYLDAPVQRITTADTPAPYSPALLKEWLPNANDVIKAVKKVAYK, from the coding sequence ATGAAAACGATACAATTTAGAGAAGCAGTTTGCGAAGCAATGAGTGAAGAGATGCGTCGTGACGAGTCTATATATCTAATAGGAGAAGAAGTAGCAGAATATAACGGGGCTTATAAAGCATCAAAAGGAATGCTTGACGAGTTCGGTGCTAAAAGAGTTATTGATGCTCCGATTGCTGAACTTGGTTTTGCAGGGATAGCTGTAGGTTCTGCTATGAACGGTAACAGACCGATTGTAGAATTCATGACATTTAATTTCTCATTAGTAGGGATTGATCAGATCATCAACAATGCTGCTAAGATGCGCCAAATGTCAGGTGGTCAATTTAATATCCCGATTGTATTTCGCGGTCCGACAGCTTCAGCAGGTCAGTTAGCGGCAACGCACTCTCAGGCTTTTGAAAGCTGGTATGCTAATTGTCCGGGTCTAAAGGTAGTAGTGCCTTCTAATCCGTATGATGCAAAAGGGTTGTTGAAATCTGCTATTCGTGATAATGATCCTGTAATTTTTATGGAGTCAGAACAAATGTATGGAGACAAAGGAGAAGTGCCTGAGGGAGAATACACGATTCCACTTGGTGTTGCCGACATTAAAAGAGAAGGAACAGATGTAACCATTGTTTCTTTCGGTAAAATATTAAAAGAAGCATTAATTGCAGCTGAAGAATTGGCTAAGGAAGGTATTTCTTCTGAAGTAATCGATTTGAGAACGATTCGCCCAATGGATTATGATACAATTCTTAATTCGGTTAAGAAAACAAACCGTTTAGTTGTATTAGAAGAGGCTTGGCCTTTTGGAAGTGTTGCTTCTGAGATCACATATATGGTTCAGGAAAAAGCATTTGATTATTTAGATGCTCCTGTTCAGCGTATAACTACGGCTGATACTCCTGCCCCTTATTCGCCGGCTTTGTTAAAGGAATGGTTGCCTAATGCAAACGATGTAATAAAAGCCGTAAAAAAAGTAGCTTATAAATAA
- a CDS encoding TonB-dependent receptor yields the protein MKKILFVLTMALSISAVAQNIRFEGVVKDSTGVGLEMANVMAVNNDTKAMDSYAITNDKGKYVLNLKANASYTLKASYIGFQSYEKTLRTSAQNMTFDIEMSQGVQLKDVEVVYEMPVTISGDTIVYNSDSFTNGTERKLEDVLKKLPGVEVNKDGEIQVEGKTVQKVMVEGKDFFDGDTKIATKNIPADALDKIQVLRNYNEVSNLKGLENNEESIALNIKLKEGKKNFWFGDITAGIGVGHEEDRHIVNPKLFYYSPKYSINVIGNINNIGELPLTMSDYFKFTGGFRNMMKKGGSSFNVTSNDLGILGLRNNQAANIDTKFGAANFSYNPSKAWTISGFGIYLGNKTNIITNSVNDLPVGSSANSQETRSQITEQKSDLGMFKLSSSYVPSDKVHFDYDAFLKYSKQDENQSVVSSEAGTIFTNKEQKPFSINQNLNYYYTLNDKNVFAFETQHLYQEEDPFYNANLEMLPFTLVGYDNTQTRDDITQKRFVKTNKLDAKFDYYYMVTPKSNINVTLGNTYSYQNFDSGIFQILDNGTQNDLDDAENTNNVDYSFNDVFLGLHYKFILGEFTFNPGVTAHYYSMKDSQLGDEFTRNFNRFLPDFYALWQIKKSETLTYNFSLTNNFTDIVKLAEGYVFSNYNSLFQGNRYLENSLSQVHSLRYFKYNMFNFENIFANITYTRQVDAVKNRAFLSSINQVSTAVNMDSNFADETFIASGNYGRSFLKYYKASGGLSLNWSKFNNIRVYTTGDQIQATESFAQNYYVRFSTNYKELPNLSLEYAYTINDNSSDIFYTDNPSIELEYYFWDAFSFVSEYSYYHNRNKGKTIDSEYDFLSASLMYQKKDSKWEWKLSGTNLLETKGLNSNSFNQLGGTSSFSSYVVQPRYIILSLKYSL from the coding sequence ATGAAGAAAATATTATTTGTTCTTACAATGGCACTTTCAATAAGTGCTGTTGCTCAAAATATACGTTTTGAAGGCGTTGTAAAAGATAGTACAGGTGTGGGGCTTGAGATGGCTAATGTTATGGCAGTCAACAATGATACTAAAGCGATGGATTCCTATGCTATTACCAATGATAAAGGAAAATACGTATTGAATTTGAAAGCCAATGCTTCCTATACGTTAAAAGCCAGTTACATTGGTTTTCAGTCATATGAAAAGACATTGAGAACTTCAGCACAAAATATGACCTTTGATATCGAGATGAGTCAGGGAGTTCAGTTAAAAGATGTTGAGGTCGTGTATGAAATGCCGGTTACGATTTCCGGTGATACCATTGTGTATAATTCCGATTCGTTTACTAACGGAACAGAACGTAAGCTTGAAGATGTATTGAAAAAGCTTCCGGGTGTGGAAGTCAATAAAGACGGAGAAATTCAGGTGGAAGGGAAAACCGTTCAAAAAGTAATGGTTGAAGGAAAAGATTTTTTTGACGGAGATACTAAAATTGCGACCAAGAACATTCCGGCAGATGCTTTGGATAAAATTCAGGTGCTTCGTAATTATAATGAGGTCTCTAATTTAAAAGGATTGGAAAACAATGAAGAAAGTATAGCTCTGAATATTAAACTGAAAGAGGGGAAAAAGAACTTCTGGTTTGGCGATATTACAGCAGGTATAGGTGTTGGTCATGAAGAGGACAGGCATATTGTAAATCCCAAGTTGTTTTATTACAGCCCGAAATACAGTATTAATGTCATTGGGAATATTAATAATATAGGAGAACTACCGTTGACCATGAGTGATTATTTTAAATTCACCGGCGGATTTAGAAATATGATGAAAAAAGGAGGCTCTTCCTTTAATGTTACTTCAAATGATTTAGGGATCTTAGGGTTGCGAAATAATCAGGCAGCCAATATTGACACGAAGTTCGGGGCGGCTAACTTTAGTTATAACCCTTCTAAAGCTTGGACAATCAGTGGTTTCGGTATTTATTTAGGGAATAAGACCAATATTATTACAAATTCAGTAAATGACCTGCCGGTAGGAAGTTCAGCTAATTCTCAGGAAACCCGAAGTCAGATTACGGAACAAAAGAGTGATTTGGGAATGTTTAAGTTAAGCTCAAGTTATGTGCCGTCTGATAAAGTACATTTTGATTATGATGCTTTCTTAAAATATTCCAAGCAAGATGAAAACCAGAGTGTCGTATCGTCAGAAGCAGGGACAATTTTTACCAATAAAGAGCAAAAACCGTTTAGTATTAATCAGAATCTGAATTATTATTATACACTAAATGATAAAAATGTGTTTGCATTTGAAACACAACATTTATATCAGGAAGAAGATCCGTTCTATAATGCAAATCTTGAAATGCTTCCTTTTACCCTTGTGGGGTATGATAATACGCAAACAAGAGACGATATTACTCAGAAACGCTTTGTAAAAACAAATAAATTAGATGCTAAATTTGATTATTACTATATGGTTACACCAAAAAGTAATATCAATGTTACTTTAGGGAATACATACTCGTATCAGAATTTTGATTCCGGTATTTTTCAGATTTTGGATAACGGAACGCAAAATGACTTAGATGATGCAGAGAATACAAATAATGTTGATTATTCGTTTAATGATGTGTTTTTAGGATTGCATTATAAATTTATTTTAGGTGAATTTACCTTTAATCCGGGAGTTACCGCTCATTATTATAGTATGAAAGATTCGCAGTTAGGGGATGAGTTTACAAGAAATTTTAACCGTTTTTTACCTGATTTCTACGCTTTATGGCAAATCAAAAAATCAGAGACTTTAACCTATAACTTCTCGTTGACCAATAATTTTACAGATATAGTAAAATTAGCCGAAGGCTATGTATTTTCAAATTATAACAGTTTGTTTCAAGGGAATCGCTATCTGGAAAATTCATTGTCACAAGTACATAGTCTGAGATATTTTAAATACAATATGTTCAATTTTGAAAATATCTTTGCAAACATTACATATACCCGACAAGTAGACGCTGTTAAGAACAGAGCTTTTTTAAGTAGTATCAATCAGGTTTCTACTGCTGTTAATATGGATTCTAACTTTGCAGATGAGACTTTTATTGCTTCCGGAAATTATGGAAGAAGTTTTTTGAAATATTACAAAGCTTCAGGAGGGTTGAGTTTAAATTGGAGTAAATTCAACAATATACGTGTATATACAACAGGAGATCAGATTCAGGCTACGGAATCCTTTGCACAAAATTACTATGTCAGATTTTCGACCAATTATAAAGAATTGCCTAATTTAAGCTTGGAATACGCCTACACAATAAACGATAACTCCAGTGATATTTTCTATACAGACAATCCGTCGATTGAGTTAGAATATTATTTTTGGGATGCTTTCTCTTTTGTTTCAGAGTATAGTTATTACCACAATAGAAATAAAGGAAAAACGATCGATTCTGAATATGATTTCTTGTCAGCCAGTTTAATGTATCAAAAGAAAGACAGTAAATGGGAATGGAAATTGTCCGGAACTAATTTGTTGGAAACAAAAGGATTGAATTCCAATAGTTTTAATCAGTTGGGAGGAACCAGCAGTTTTTCAAGTTATGTAGTTCAGCCGAGGTATATTATTTTAAGTTTGAAGTATAGTTTATAA
- a CDS encoding electron transfer flavoprotein subunit beta/FixA family protein has translation MKILVCISHVPDTTSKINFANGDTEFDTNGVQFVINPNDEFGLTRAIWFKEKQGATVTVVNVGGSDTEATLRKALAIGADEAIRINANPTDGLFVAKELAEVVKNGGYDLVIAGTESIDYNGGMVPGMLATLLGYNFINACINIEVDGNNATAIREIDGGKETVSTTLPLVIAGKKGLVEEKDLRIPNMRGIMMARSKALAVNEPTSSASATKAVKFEKPAPKSAVKLVSADNLDELVNLLHNEAKVI, from the coding sequence ATGAAAATACTTGTTTGCATCAGTCACGTACCTGATACTACATCAAAAATTAACTTCGCAAATGGCGATACTGAGTTTGACACAAACGGTGTTCAATTCGTAATCAATCCAAATGATGAATTTGGTTTAACAAGAGCAATTTGGTTTAAAGAAAAACAAGGTGCTACAGTGACCGTTGTTAATGTAGGCGGATCAGACACTGAAGCAACTTTAAGAAAGGCATTAGCTATCGGTGCTGACGAAGCCATCCGTATTAACGCAAACCCAACTGACGGTTTATTTGTAGCTAAAGAACTAGCTGAAGTTGTTAAAAACGGAGGATATGACTTAGTGATTGCCGGTACTGAATCTATTGACTATAACGGAGGAATGGTTCCCGGTATGTTAGCTACTTTATTAGGTTATAATTTCATCAATGCCTGTATAAATATTGAAGTAGACGGAAATAATGCTACAGCGATCAGAGAGATCGATGGTGGTAAAGAAACCGTAAGCACTACTTTACCTTTGGTAATTGCAGGAAAAAAAGGATTAGTAGAAGAGAAAGATTTAAGAATTCCGAACATGAGAGGAATTATGATGGCTCGTTCCAAAGCTTTAGCCGTTAACGAACCTACCAGCTCGGCTTCAGCTACTAAAGCAGTTAAATTTGAAAAACCGGCTCCGAAATCAGCCGTTAAATTAGTTAGCGCTGACAACTTAGACGAATTGGTAAACTTATTACACAACGAAGCTAAAGTAATCTAA
- a CDS encoding DUF5686 and carboxypeptidase-like regulatory domain-containing protein produces the protein MLKYLFFFSFICTVAFSQTKVGGKVVDEFGEPIPFANVIFKNSKEGVITDENGYFYFESDNDYTVLQVSFVGFETLDVPLKKGLNSNLNIVLKEGTTLKEVVVYTGKTSKKNNPALDILRKIWARKRKNGLYMFDQYKYDKYEKVEFDINTIDSAFMSSKVFKGMEFVFDNIDTSRITGKAFLPIFINESISEVYGDNIKKKKKEILTANKKAMGNGDGVNTFIKDLYADYDIYNNYLKFFDKAFVSPLSRTGIDVYNYVLNDSAFIDNKWCYNIVYYPRRKGELTFKGDFWVNDSTWAIKKINLEASKSANINWVKEIYIEQEFDVLNDSVFLLKRDYMMSDFSFSKKEESKGLYGKRTTIVKNHVFNQPKDDKFYKEEVNFYDNKVFDKSDEFWSENRFEKLNRNESSIYKMLDTLQTVPKFKRIYNLATILGSGYIQFGHFDYGPIFSTFGYNDVEGQRIRMGGRTYFGPNDRWRLQGYTAYGFKDNKFKYGISGKWMVNTKKRLILNAGNRRDVEQIGVSLTTSNDVLGRSFASSSLFSSGTNNKLTSVNLTTVGAEIEPVKNLVFQTNFSYRTLKSASDAFSLDYYTDATQSEIKSEVKQSEINLVVEYTPKRKTVGYGVERLEVDNNYARFFVSYSNGFKGVMNSDFNYQKLQLFYRQPVLVGGFGRLFTTFETGKIFGEVPLGLMGVVPGNQSWFIIENTYNLLDYYDFVADEYASLHFEHHFNGRLFSRIPGLRKLNLREIVGIKGVYGSVSDENKRINASGLNYVAPENVYWEYHAGVGNIFKVLRIDFAWRGSYMDMPNARKFAVKASFGFYF, from the coding sequence ATGTTAAAATATCTTTTCTTTTTTAGTTTTATATGTACTGTAGCTTTCTCACAAACTAAAGTTGGTGGTAAGGTTGTAGATGAGTTTGGTGAGCCAATTCCTTTTGCCAACGTTATTTTTAAAAATTCTAAAGAAGGTGTTATTACAGATGAGAATGGTTATTTTTATTTTGAATCGGATAATGATTATACTGTCTTACAAGTTTCTTTCGTTGGTTTTGAAACCTTAGATGTTCCCTTGAAAAAAGGGCTTAATTCCAATTTGAATATTGTTTTAAAAGAGGGAACAACTTTGAAAGAGGTGGTAGTGTATACCGGAAAGACCTCAAAAAAGAACAATCCGGCTTTAGATATCTTACGAAAGATATGGGCACGCAAGCGAAAGAATGGCCTTTACATGTTCGATCAGTATAAATATGATAAATACGAAAAGGTAGAATTTGATATCAATACGATTGACAGTGCTTTCATGAGTAGCAAAGTTTTTAAAGGGATGGAGTTTGTATTTGATAATATTGATACTTCAAGAATAACCGGAAAAGCTTTTCTTCCGATTTTTATTAATGAAAGTATAAGCGAAGTATATGGCGATAATATTAAGAAAAAGAAAAAAGAGATCTTAACGGCAAATAAAAAAGCAATGGGTAACGGAGACGGTGTTAATACGTTTATTAAAGATCTGTATGCCGATTACGATATCTATAACAATTATCTCAAATTTTTTGACAAAGCTTTTGTAAGTCCGCTTTCAAGAACAGGAATCGATGTATATAACTATGTGTTGAATGATAGTGCATTTATTGATAATAAATGGTGCTATAATATTGTGTACTATCCGAGAAGAAAAGGAGAATTGACCTTTAAAGGTGATTTTTGGGTGAACGATTCTACATGGGCTATCAAAAAGATTAATTTAGAAGCCAGTAAAAGTGCTAATATTAACTGGGTAAAAGAAATCTATATTGAACAAGAGTTTGATGTGTTAAATGATTCCGTGTTTTTATTGAAACGGGATTATATGATGTCCGACTTTAGTTTTTCTAAAAAAGAAGAGTCAAAAGGACTTTACGGAAAACGAACTACTATCGTTAAGAACCATGTGTTCAATCAGCCTAAGGACGATAAATTTTATAAAGAAGAAGTTAATTTTTACGACAATAAAGTTTTTGACAAGTCTGACGAATTCTGGTCAGAGAATCGTTTTGAAAAACTGAATAGAAACGAGTCCAGTATTTATAAAATGTTGGACACGTTGCAAACAGTACCGAAATTTAAACGTATCTATAATCTGGCTACTATTTTAGGAAGCGGGTATATCCAATTCGGTCATTTTGATTATGGACCTATATTTTCCACTTTTGGTTATAACGATGTGGAAGGGCAACGTATAAGGATGGGAGGAAGGACTTATTTCGGGCCAAATGATCGTTGGAGGCTACAGGGGTATACTGCTTATGGTTTTAAGGATAATAAATTCAAATACGGAATCTCAGGAAAATGGATGGTTAATACTAAAAAAAGATTGATTTTAAATGCCGGAAACCGTAGAGACGTAGAACAGATCGGAGTGAGTTTAACGACTTCAAATGATGTCTTAGGTCGAAGTTTTGCTTCTTCATCTTTATTTTCCAGCGGAACGAATAATAAGCTGACATCAGTGAACCTCACGACAGTTGGGGCAGAAATAGAACCGGTGAAGAATTTGGTTTTTCAGACTAACTTTTCGTATCGTACTTTAAAATCGGCTTCAGATGCCTTTAGTCTGGATTATTATACAGACGCCACACAATCAGAAATTAAAAGTGAAGTAAAACAATCTGAGATCAATCTTGTGGTGGAGTATACACCTAAGAGAAAAACAGTAGGTTATGGTGTGGAGAGACTGGAAGTAGACAATAATTATGCTCGTTTCTTTGTGAGTTACAGCAATGGTTTTAAAGGAGTTATGAATAGCGATTTTAATTACCAGAAACTACAACTATTTTACAGACAGCCTGTTTTGGTTGGTGGTTTCGGGCGTTTGTTTACAACTTTTGAAACCGGAAAGATTTTCGGAGAAGTACCGTTAGGATTGATGGGAGTAGTTCCCGGAAATCAGTCTTGGTTTATTATAGAGAATACCTATAATCTTTTGGATTATTATGATTTTGTAGCTGATGAATATGCGTCGCTTCATTTTGAGCATCATTTTAACGGAAGGTTATTTTCCAGAATTCCGGGATTAAGAAAATTGAATTTAAGGGAGATCGTAGGGATTAAAGGGGTTTATGGAAGTGTTTCAGATGAGAATAAACGGATTAATGCTTCCGGACTGAATTATGTGGCTCCCGAAAATGTATATTGGGAATATCATGCAGGTGTGGGGAATATTTTTAAAGTGTTGCGAATCGATTTTGCCTGGAGAGGAAGTTATATGGATATGCCTAATGCAAGAAAGTTTGCCGTTAAAGCATCATTCGGTTTCTATTTCTAA
- a CDS encoding deoxynucleoside kinase, whose protein sequence is MHIAVAGNIGAGKTTLTKLLSKHFKWEAHFEDVVDNPYLDDFYHQMERWSFNLQIYFLNSRFRQVLQIRESGKATIQDRTIYEDAHIFAPNLHTMGLMTNRDFNNYKSLFDLMEDLVGAPDLLIYLRSSIPNLVNQIHKRGREYENSISIDYLSRLNERYEAWIQTYDKGKLLIIDVDNINFVDNPEDLGMIINRIDAEINGLF, encoded by the coding sequence ATGCATATTGCTGTTGCCGGTAATATAGGTGCTGGAAAAACGACTTTGACCAAACTTTTGTCAAAACATTTTAAATGGGAGGCTCACTTTGAAGATGTCGTAGATAATCCTTATCTGGATGATTTTTATCATCAAATGGAACGTTGGAGTTTTAATCTACAGATCTATTTCTTAAATAGCCGTTTCAGACAAGTCTTACAAATAAGAGAGTCCGGAAAAGCCACTATACAAGACAGAACGATTTACGAAGATGCCCATATCTTCGCTCCTAATCTTCACACTATGGGATTAATGACGAACAGGGATTTTAACAATTATAAATCGTTGTTTGACCTTATGGAAGACTTGGTAGGCGCTCCTGACCTATTGATCTATTTAAGAAGCTCTATTCCCAATTTGGTGAACCAGATACATAAAAGAGGGAGAGAATATGAAAATTCTATTTCTATTGATTACTTAAGTCGACTCAATGAGCGTTATGAAGCTTGGATCCAGACTTACGACAAAGGGAAATTATTAATTATTGATGTAGACAATATCAACTTTGTAGACAATCCTGAAGACCTAGGAATGATCATTAACAGAATTGATGCTGAAATTAACGGTTTGTTTTAA
- a CDS encoding GLPGLI family protein codes for MKKILFSLVFMTGFVSFAQDFQGMAVYESKTSTAEFMKNMPKNRDITPEMQKSMEERMKKMFEKTFILNFNRTASVYKEEEKLDMPGQENAGRMMRMMGGGGTHYKNVKEKIYVEDKEFMGKEFLIKDTLPKLEWKLENETKQIGNYTCFKATAIKPIDESDFRNFRMRRRNEDEKAKETEEKKDTLSDSAKVTNFMDQLEIPKEVTITAWYSPEIPVNQGPENYWGLPGLILEVNDGQTTILCSKIVLNSKEKVDIKPVTKGKEVTQKEYNEIVMKKMKEMQEMFRNNRNGGHRGGFGPR; via the coding sequence ATGAAAAAAATATTATTTTCTTTAGTTTTCATGACTGGATTTGTATCATTTGCCCAAGATTTTCAAGGAATGGCGGTATATGAGTCAAAGACCAGTACAGCAGAATTCATGAAAAACATGCCTAAGAACAGGGATATCACCCCGGAGATGCAAAAATCAATGGAAGAACGAATGAAAAAAATGTTTGAAAAAACATTCATTCTCAATTTTAACAGAACGGCTTCTGTCTATAAAGAAGAAGAAAAACTGGATATGCCCGGACAAGAAAATGCCGGTCGAATGATGCGAATGATGGGCGGTGGAGGAACACATTATAAAAATGTGAAAGAAAAAATATATGTTGAAGATAAGGAGTTTATGGGGAAAGAATTCTTAATTAAGGATACATTGCCGAAATTAGAATGGAAATTAGAGAATGAAACCAAACAAATAGGAAATTATACCTGTTTTAAAGCTACGGCCATAAAACCAATTGACGAGTCTGATTTTAGAAATTTTCGTATGAGAAGAAGAAATGAGGACGAAAAGGCTAAAGAAACTGAAGAGAAAAAAGATACACTTAGCGACTCTGCTAAAGTGACCAATTTCATGGATCAGTTGGAAATCCCTAAGGAAGTAACGATTACGGCTTGGTATTCACCGGAAATTCCGGTAAATCAAGGACCGGAAAATTATTGGGGACTTCCGGGATTAATTTTAGAAGTAAATGATGGGCAAACCACTATTTTATGCTCTAAAATAGTATTGAACTCTAAAGAGAAAGTAGATATTAAACCTGTGACTAAAGGAAAAGAAGTTACTCAAAAAGAATACAACGAAATTGTTATGAAAAAGATGAAAGAGATGCAGGAGATGTTTCGTAACAACAGAAACGGAGGACATAGAGGAGGTTTTGGGCCAAGATAA
- a CDS encoding inorganic diphosphatase, with the protein MTADNVTTFDVLVEIPRGSRNKYEYDFDLKKIRFDRMLYSSMMYPADYGFIPETQALDNDPLDALVLFTEPSVPGCVVEVKPIAIFYMSDDKGPDEKIICVPVSDPVANKLNNLSDINPHLIQEIEHFFRVYKDLENKKVDVGGWGDVNEAKEAFATCKNRFDAIENKPEGLFSI; encoded by the coding sequence ATGACAGCAGATAATGTTACTACTTTCGACGTGTTAGTAGAAATCCCGAGAGGAAGCAGAAATAAATACGAGTACGATTTTGATTTGAAAAAAATCCGTTTTGACAGAATGTTATATTCTTCAATGATGTATCCGGCAGATTACGGGTTCATTCCTGAAACTCAGGCTTTAGATAACGACCCACTAGATGCTTTAGTGTTGTTCACAGAGCCTTCTGTTCCCGGGTGTGTGGTTGAGGTAAAACCAATCGCTATTTTCTATATGTCAGATGATAAAGGACCGGATGAAAAGATTATTTGTGTTCCGGTTTCTGACCCAGTAGCGAATAAACTGAACAACTTGTCAGATATCAATCCGCATTTGATTCAGGAAATCGAACATTTCTTTAGAGTATACAAAGATCTTGAAAACAAGAAAGTTGATGTAGGCGGATGGGGAGATGTTAACGAAGCGAAAGAAGCTTTCGCAACGTGTAAAAACAGATTTGATGCTATTGAGAACAAACCGGAAGGTTTATTCAGTATCTAA